GAGCCCTGGCTTTGCCTCCAAAAGCCCAGCaacaggagcaaggagagccCACTGGGGTCTTCACAAGAAGATAAGGGTGATGAATGTGAGAGAGActgggtgagaccttgtctgggGATGGGTAAAGGTTCCAGAATGTTCCAGGGGAACTGACCCTGACTCCATGGCAAAAAAGGACACTGGTGAAGTAGCGGTAGCACTCCTCCACGTTGCCCAAGGGGGTTGCTGGTAGGGAAAGCAAGATGCAGCAGTGAGGCCCTCTCtggtatccattcattcacttcaTTCAACAGCTGTTTATGACCATGAGCTTCAGAAGCAGACAGATCTGGGTTTCAGCACTGGCTTGTTTCCTTAACTCATGTAACAAATATTGAACACCCACTATATGCCCACTGTATGCTGTTTTAGGCactgaacaagacagacaaggtccTGCCCTTACGAAGCTTATATTCTAGGGGAATAAACCAAGAAATAGATCATTTCAGCTATTAAACATTCTGAAGCAAGAGCTATTAAACATTCTGAAGCAAGAGCTATTAAACATACTAAAGCAGGTGTTATTGTGCACTatgcatatatttgcatatattatttctCAGAACAGTCCTGTAAAATGTGTGGTGTATCCTTAATTTCTAGATAAGGAAGCAGTGGATTGGAAAGCTGATGGCTTGTGTATGATGATGCTACTAATAATGACATATTCCAGGCAGAAATCCCCTGCTTCTGCTTCCCATGGTCACTTGTGCCAGCCCCGGTTCCTCTTCTCCCTGGGGCTCAAACCTGGTAGCTGCCCCCTCTCACCAATACAAGCCTTGTGAAGATCCTGGAGCAGGGCACAAGCCGCTGACGTCTGCTCCAGTGAGAAGCCCTGCTGGCGGCAGAAAATGAGCGCGTGGCAGAAGAGGTCCAGGGTGATGGCGTCCCGCAGGCTCTGCTCAGGACACCCTAGCTCCAGCAGCTCAGCCAGCACCcttgggagggagagaggagtgaGTGACAACTGGGCCTCCTTTCATCACTCTACACCCACCACATGCTTTGGAGTCAGCCATTCCTCATGTTTTCCCAACCTGACCCCTCAGCCTTTGCCAAGAGCTCTTCCCGCGCCCCCCTCAGTCCCTACTCCCTCATCTCCTCAGCATTGGTGGTCTTCTCCAGCTGGTGCATGGAATGGACGTCCAGGTACTTCCTGttatagtaaaagaaaaagagtattgGTGGCCGTTACCTATCATGACAGGGCTGTGACAGCTAGTGCGTGAGACTGGGAGTTGGCCACCGGCGTGAAGCTGGGCTCTTTTGCCAGCTTGCTGTGTAACTGCAAATCGTTAACTCTCTGGGCCTAAATGAACTCTTATGAGCCTCTCCATTTCTAAAGCCTAGGGTTAGGaatcttgaattcttttttctgctcTGCCACTACCTTGTATGACCTTGGTCAAGTACTCCCTGTGGCCCTCAGTGTCCCCCTCTGTACAATACTCCTTAGCGGCCATGAGACTCCATTTACATTCTGTCTTTGGCTCTTTTTTTCTCACACTGCCTCCTCTTTGGACTGGAGAGGCTGGAAAGCCAACTTCCAGTCACCTGGAGTAATTGCATCTCCAGGCCTcagtctcatctgtaaaatggggatgtccTGGCCACAGACAGGACTGTTGGGGAGACAATAAAGGAAGAACGCAAATATTCAGTGTAATTTTTGTCTCTTCACACTCACCACATGCAGATCCGGGGTCGGGGCAGCGGCGGCTGCGGAAAGAAAGCGAATTGGGGAAGGCAGCTGCGGTGTCCGGGCCCGTAGCGAATCTCCAGCAGGCCGGAGAAGCCGCTGTAACTTGCCATCTCAAGGACTAAGAAGGAGAGGCGCGGGCGAGGGAGGGCTTCAGCAGGCCCTAGGTGCTCTACGCGAGCACAGTAACCACCGGGGTCACACACCCTTGCCTCTCCTCGCCCAAGCAGCCCGGGAGACGTCCCGAACGTTAGTAAGCATAATGACAGGTGGCGCCTGCGGGGGAGCCGGTTTATAAATATTCACGAGCAGACCAGAGTGTCCCGCCCTCACCGGAAACAAGTTGGCTCCGGGGTCTTCATCCGCtttcgccgccgccgccgtcgtCCACTGAGTCCACACACTCGCACGCGTCCGCGCGGCCGACCCATGCACTGAGCTGCGATCCTTCCCCGCTTCCCGCCGCAGCTCGGAGAGATGTTCAAGCTCCGACTGCACCCTCATTCCCAAAAAGTGGCTGGTCTTGCGGTTGAGCATCTCTCCGCTCTTCCGTGCCGCGGGGCGCCCCGGGCTCCCGCCGCCTCGGTTCCAGGACAGCCAGCGCTCGGTCGGCGGCTACCAAGACCGGGCCCGTTCGCCTCGCTCCGGCCAATCTACGCGCGGAGAGGCGCGGCGGGGCGAATCCGTGGGGGCGTCTCCCTCCGTCTCAACGGCGACGGTTGCCAAGGGGGCTTATGAGGGAAGGAAGGCGGAAAGCGCAGGCTCACGCCAGTGGGTGCGAAGAGAACGCGCAGATACGTAAGAAGTTGCGAGTGCCCACCTGGGCTCCCTCTCTTCCAAGTTGCTAATACGAGGGCCGGCgctgtcctccaggctgggaAGTGGGAGCGCGGTGTCAGTTACTATGGGAACTGCCTCTTGGCCAATCACCGAGAGAAAGAGGAGGTGTTTGGGAAGAAGCCAGAGGACCCGAGTGGCGGGACCAAGCGTAACCAATAGAAGCAGAAGATAAAGAAGTTTCCTCACATCCGGGGCTGCCTTTGGCGCCTGCGCCCTGCGCACCGTTGGGGGGCGGCCAGTGACGTCCAGTGACGTCCGGTGAAATTCAAGATGGCGGCGCTAGGCTGACCCTGCTGCTGGTGAGGGCTCTGGCGCCGGGGGGGACGGGATCCAGCAGGTGTGTGCAGGGTGGAGGGTGTTTGGGGCTGTGGAACACCAGCCGTTCCCACATCTCTGCTCTGTGTCTTCTGCAGGTGACGGAAGTACCGCCTCCTCCCGTCTGACGCCCCTCAGGGGACCCTGCGCCGCTCCAGCCGCCGCGGCCATGTCTGGGCCAGGCAACAAACGCGCCGCCGGCGACGGGGGCTCAGGGCCCCCGGAGAAGAAGCTGAGTCGTGAGGAGAAGACCACCACGACTCTTATCGAGCCCATTCGTCTTGGAGGCATCTCTTCCACGGTTCGTGGGCTCTTGCTTTAACCCTCAGAACTTCCCAGAGCCCTCCATCTGTTCTCTGGCCAAACTGTCCGCAATATTACACCCACTTCCCCAAGTTTAGCAAGGTCCGCGTTACAGGACCTTGAAAGAAAGGTCAGAAAGAAGCTCAGAACACGACGCCTGTCTTCcctttacagataggaaaacagGTTTCCAGGGGGCGTGTGATTTGTCAAAGACTAAGGATTTACAAGGGGACAGGCAGTAACAACGTGAGCCTCCTCACAACAAAGACACTTTGGCTGTGTGTTGTCTGAGCCTCCTTAGATTCTGTTAGCGGTTAGTGTGGGAATACCTCCATCTCCCATGCATTCCAGATgctctgctcctctctctctctctgtgattGGTTTGTGGGCCCTGCTTGACCCTCTCGTCGGCCCCTTTGTTTCCTTTGGTAGGAGGAGATGGACCTGAAGGTACTACAGTTCAAGAACAAGAAACTGGCAGAGCGTCTGGAACAACGGCAGGCTTGTGAAGATGAACTCCGAGAACGAATTGAGAAGTTGGAGAAGCGGCAGGCCACAGATGATGCCACACTCCTCATCGTCAATCGCTACTGGGCCCAGGTGGATACCTTCTGCTTTCAAAGACCAGGCCTTGATTCAGCTGCCAATCCCCAGATTCCCCTGCTAGGAAAGGAGTATCATGTTGGAAAGCACTAAGGGATTCATAACATTTTTGATGTTTTCTCCTTCCAGCTGGATGAAACTGTGGAAGCCCTTCTCCGATGCCATGAGAGCCAGGGGGAGCTGTCTTCAGCGCCTGAGGCACCTGGGACCCAGGAGGGGCCAACATGTGATGGGACTCCTCTCCCAGAGCCGGGGACATCAGAGCTGAGAGGTAGGACCAGAGTGCTGGGATCTGGGGAGCTTAAGTTCTGGGAGAAGTCCTAGGGAGGAGGGGACTTTGGTGTTGGGCCCCTGAATTGCCTGCCTTACTACTTCTCATGAAATGGATTTCATGTTTGGGCAGTAAAGTGCAGTGCACAAAAACACAGGCTTTAGACTCTGACTAACTTGGTTTATAGAGCAATTCATGTTTTGACACCCATTTGTTTCAAAACAGTATTATGGTTGAGTATTAACTATGTATTTGACGCTTCCTAGAAATGAGTGTTGCACTTGCTATGAGAAAGGAAATTATAAACATAGTAAGCAGAAAGTACTGGGGCTCCTGAAACGGAATGATtgcgtgtgcatgcatgtgtgtgtgattcTAATTATATTGGTAAAGCACAGGAAGCTTCCCTGAGGATGTGATACGCAACTCTGTAGCTTTGAGGAAATTACTTTACCTCGCTGAATTTCATTTGTCTCACTTTCAGCATGGAGATAATAGTGCACTATAGGTTGTGTTGATTAAGTGAACCATGAGTATTGAAGGGCTCAGTCTGGAACTTGGTACAGAGTGGTAGTAACTGCTGCTCTTATCCTCATGAGGGTCTGTCCATTCCTTCCAGACCCCTTGCTGATGCAGCTGCGGCCCCCTCTCAGTGAGCCGGCCTTGGCTTTTGTGGTGGCACTGGGTGCCAGCAGCAGTGAGGAGGTGGAGCTGGAGCTGCAAGGCCGAATGGAGTTCTCCAAGGCAGCTGTGTCTCGTGTGGTAGAGGCCTCAGACCGCCTACAGCGCCGGGTGGAGGAACTCTGTCAGCGAGTGTACAGCCGAGGTGGGTTCTTTGTGCCCATACCCAAGGGGTGTCCATCCCCACCTGCATCTTGATGGCACCCCTTCCTGATTCCCCTAATGCCCGAGTCCAAGGGCGGCCAGAATTTCCCAAGGAATAAATCAGCCATGTTCTTGGAAGAGGTAGGTTAGGCTGTAGATGGGGGTTCCAACTTTGATTCCGGGATTGAATGCTAGAGAGATGGGTTGGAGGAGTTGTTGATGCCGGTAGAGCCTCCTGGCCAGAGGCCCCTCTGGAGCACTTGGTGTGGGTTGCGGATCCACAAGGCATAGCTTCAAGGGCTCAGGCCTTGTAGGTTGACAGGCTTCTCCCACCTTAGTTCTGCCACCCTCACCTGGACATGCTGGGAAAGTGGCTCCCCTCTCTGAGCTGGTTTTCTTCTCTGTGCAGTGGGGATAAAGACTCCTGGCTTTGTCATGAGAAATGGGCAAGACAGCTGGTGGATCACACTGGGTATATAGCAGACTCCAGAATGAGTTAGTTGTTTGCCCCATTGCCCTGAGCTGGGCTCTTACCTGGGCCCTGCCTTCCCAGGGGACAGTGAGCCCCTCAGTGAGGCGGCTCAGGCACGCACCCGAGAGCTGGGCCGTGAGAACCGGCGACTGCAGGACTTGGCCACTCAGCTGCAGGAGAAACACCACCGCATCTCATTGGAGGTGAGGAGCCGGGGGCTTTGGGGGTGGGATTAGAATCAGGCAGGATTTGGGTTAGATGGGCACTCAGGGACCTCAGGAACCAAGTCCCCCATCCAAGCATCTGCTCCCTCATTGTTCCCAGTACTCTGAGCTCCAGGATAAAGTGACATCGGCAGAGACCAAGGTGCTGGAGATGGAGACAACAGTGGAGGACTTGCAGTGGGACATCGAGAAGCTGCGGAAGCGAGAGCAAAAGCTCAATAAGCACCTGGCAGAGGCCTTAGAGCAGGTGGGGCAGGGGTGCTGGGGCAGGTGAGGCAAGGCTGGGCCCTTGGGCCTTAGCTCCTCCCCTCTACATCCATTGCCTGTCTGTTTTCTCTCCACAGCTTAACTCTGGCTACTATGTATCTGGGAGCTCCTCAGGCTTCCAGGGGGGCCAGATCACACTCAGCATGCAGAAGGTGAGTGGCGTTTTCCTCCCACCCCTTCTCACAACCTCTTCTCTGTTGCACTCTTGAAATTCCCCTCAGGACAAAGGACAAACATCCATCTCCGAGGCCCTTCCTGGTCACTCCTGCTGCTGTTTCTTTCATGCATTCATATACTTGTTGAGTAGATTTTTGAACACTTAGTGCTAGGCACGAGGCATATTGGCGAGAACAAAATAGAGGTCAAAACTTTCATGGACcagacaagaaataaataaaagaatatgttTTTAGGTTTTACTTGTGGTAACAGACAAGAAATCAGTAAAATAGCATATCAGTGTGTTATGAGTACCACAAAGATAAGGCACAGAAGAGAGAGCTAAGAGTGAGTTGGAGTCAGTTGGCATCTGGTGGTCACTGTGCCCTTTTTCCCTTTATTAGCACTTTAGGCCTTCCTGGAATGCTTCCGTGACTCCCCATCAGTTAAGAGCCTTAGTTCCCAGCACCGACCATGCAGTAttgaattttctcccatttttctggGAGCCCTTAGGAAAGTACTTGGTTTGGGGTGTCAGAATCGATCATTGCCCTGCACGGGGTGCTTGGGGTGGAGTGTATGCTGGGGATGTAAGGGAGGCCTGCTGCCACGTCTGGCCCTGCCTCCCATGGCCCTGCCTCCCACTCCTCAGTTTGAGATGCTGAATGCAGAGTTAGAGGAAAACCAGGAACTGGCCAACAGCCGCATGGCAGAGCTGGAGAAACTGCAGGCCGAACTTCAGGGGGCTGTGCGGACCAATGAGCGCCTCAAGGTGGGCTGCCGTAGGGGCTGAGAGGGCCTGGGCCTGTAAGGGAGGGACTGAGCCCTGAATCCTGTTGCTGATCCCATTTGGGCATCCCTGCCCCAGGTGGCCCTGCGGAGCCTTCCTGAGGAGGTAGTGCGGGAGACGGGGGAGTACCGCATGCTGCAGGCCCAATTCTCACTGCTCTACAACGAGTCTCTGCAAGTGAAGACCCAGCTAGACGAGGCTCGGGGCCTGCTGCTGGCCACAAAGAACTCCCACCTGCGACACATCGAGCACATGGAGGTATGGCCCTGGAACAGGCGTTAGGGCTGGGCTAAGGGCCAAACTGTTAGTGTTGACGTGTTTGTGCCTTCCGAGGCCCTGTGTGCCAGCCAGGGGTCCCTGGGGAATAGATTCTTCCTAAGATACTGAGTCCTGAGGTGGGACCGAGGGGCTGTGTGGGTCCTTAACACATCAACCCACAGAGCGACGAGCTGGGGCTGCAGAAGAAGCTACGCACAGAGGTCATTCAGCTGGAGGACACGCTGGCCCAGGTACGCAAGGAGTATGAGATGCTGCGCATCGAGTTTGAGCAGAATCTGGCGGCCAACGAGCAGGCGGGTATGTGGTGAGGATAGGGCGGAGGTGGGGCCTTATCTGGGAGTGCTGGGCCTTGGTGTGGGGCTGCTGCTTATCCAGATGCAAGAGGCTAAGGCTGTTTTTTTCACAGAGCCTCGGCTTCCTATGCAAAACAGGGCCTGCACTGCTTGGCTCCCAGGCACAGTGAGGGTCACGCCAGCTGGGGTGGCTGATGGAGCAGGCACATGCAGAGTCTGAGCTGTCAGCCCTGTCCTCATTCTTCTGGTCTGATGACGTCTCTGTCTCTCAGATACTTGTGTTACAAAGATTTATCAAATGCCACCTCTGagccaggctctgttctagggTTTGGGGTTATgccagtgaacaaaacagaattcCTGCCATGTGGAGCAACATTCTGATACAAGACAGACTAGAGGAAGACGAACtaatagaagaaaaatggaaaatgtgtTAGCTCTTGACAGATAGGAAAGTAAAGCAGAAAAGGAAGATAGGAAGTATCAGGAGAAAGGGTGTTGCAATTTTGGATAGGAGGCCAGGGAAATGTACTGGGAAGGTGATATTTAAGAATCTAGAAGAAGTTGACTAACTTTTGTGAATGTTACAGTTACCTTCTCTATTAAAGGGAATTggatgtataaaaaaaaaaaagaaaaaacctaggccaggtgtggtgattcatgtctgtaatcccagcactttgggaggccaaggtgggaggatcacttgaggccaggaatttgagaccagccagggcaacaaagtgagacactgtttctatttaaaacaaaaaacaacaaaaaaaaatattctacatTAGCAAAAATCGTATGAATAGGCAGTGTCAAGTTAATTTTGGGTGAGTTTCCTTGAAGTCAGCATTATTTACTTTGATGAGTTCATGCTCCGTTGAGGCTGCAATGTTCCCCTCCTGCACAGTGGGAGTGATGGCATAGCCTCTTACCCCACTGAGgggttgaagtcctaacccagGAACTGGTTCTGACACCTTTACTTGCTGATGTTCCTCCAGGGCCCATCAACCGTGAGATGCGCCACCTGATTAGTAGTCTTCAAAACCACAACCACCAGCTAAAAGGGGACGCCCAGCGATACAAGCGGAAGCTTCGAGAAGTACAAGCTGAGATTGGCAAGGTGAGAAGGGGCCTGCCTGGGAAAAGGTTTGGCTAGACTCCAGTGAACACCATCTGACTTCAtccctcttcctctctgcctTTGCAGCTCCGGGCCCAGGCCAGTGGCTCTGCCCACTCCACCCCCAACCTGGGCCACCCAGAGGATTCTGGCCTCAGTGCCCCAGCCCCAGGGAAAGAGGAGGGTGGGCCAGGCCCTGTCAGTACCCCCGACAACAGAAAGGAGATGGCTCCAGTGCCTGGCACCACCACTACTACCACTTCAGTGAAGAAGGAGGAGCTGGTCCCCTCTGAAGAGGACTTCCAGGGTGTAACCCCTGGGGCCCAGGGCCCTTCCTCCCGGGGCCGAGAACCTGAGGCCAGGCCCAAGCGGGAGCTTCGGGAACGGGAAGGTCCCGGCCTAGGACCTCCACCTGTAGCCTCCACTCTCTCAAGGGCTGATCGGgagaaggccaaggtggaagaaaCCAAGCGGAAGGAATCAGAACTCCTCAAGGGTCTCCGAGCAGAGCTCAAGTGAGGCTCTGTTCCTGTCTCCTTCCTGACCCTGCCAGGTGGCCTCTAGTCCCACTCACTAAGACTTCCTCCTGTACCTTCTTGCCAGGAAGGCCCAGGAGAGCCAGAAGGAGATGAAACTGCTGCTGGATATGTACAAGTCAGCGCCCAAGGAGCAGCGGGATAAGGTGCAGCTCATGGCAGCGGAACGCAAGGCCAAGGCCGAGGTGAGGGCAGCTGGGGCTTGTGGGGCATTCAGAAAGGCAGAGCAGAGTCCTAGCTCAGCAGGAAGCAGTGTCAAGAGAGTTTCTTTTTCCCTGTGCTATAGGTTGATGAGCTGCGGAGCCGCATCCGGGAATTGGAGGAGAGGGATCGAAGGGAGAGCAAGAAGATCGCAGATGAGGATGCCCTGCGGCGCATTCGGCAGGCAGAGGAGCAGATAGAACACCTGCAGCGCAAGCTGGGTGCCACCAAGCAGGTGCGGCCCATGTGGTGCCCTCGTGTCAGAGCACAGGGAGTTCCCTTCATACCCTGTTTGGTGCCTCTAGTGCCTGCAGCACCTTGATGATCTGGGTCCCCTCTGTGGTTCTTTGCTTCGCTGCGTTTTCCCATGGTTCCCCCACAGCCATCCTGTCCACTTCCCACGTTCCATCTTGTCTCTGTCCACTTgctgcaggaggaggaggctcTGCTCTCAGAGATGGATGTGACAGGTCAGGCTTTTGAGGACATGCAGGAACAGAACGGGCGGCTGCTACAGCAGTTGCGGGAAAAGGATGATGCCAACTTTAAGCTAATGTCAGAGCGGATCAAGGCCAACCAGATTCACAAGCTGCTGCGGGAGGAGAAGGATGAGTTGGGCGAGCAGGTCCTTGGCCTCAAGTCCCAGGTATGGCCGCCACCAGCTTGcaggctggagctggagaggTGGGGGTCATGGCCCTGAGTCCTCCTCTGGTCCTTAGGTGGATGCCCAGCTGCTGACTGTGCAGAAGCTGGAGGAGAAGGAGCGAGCCTTGCAGGGCAGCCTCGGGGGTGTGGAGAAGGAGCTGACGCTGCGCAGCCAAGCCCTGGAGCTCAACAAGCGGAAGGTGAGGCTGGGCCAGGGGGACACACAGCTTGGGCTGCTGGCTCACCTCCTCACCTTCCGGTTCTGCTCAGAGCACCCGACGCAATAGCCTGAGGTGAAGCCAGGCTGTCACAGAACAGCTCACACATATTGAACATTTACATGTGCCAGACCACATGCTGAGTACTTGACATGCTTGGTCACATTTCAGTCTCACTAATCCTATCAAGATGGTGTttacgggcgtggtggctcacgtctgtaatcccaacactttgggaaacagaggcgggaggtttgcttgaggccaggagttggagaccagcctgggcaacatagtgagaccccatctctacaaaaaaatttttaaattagctgggtgtgctggtgcacgcctgtagtcccagcttctcgagTGACAGGCTGacaggtgagaggatcacttgaacccaggaggttgaggctgcagtgagctacgatcgcaccactgcactgcagtctgggtgacaagagcgagactctgtccctagggaaaaaaaaacaaaagatggattttttttttttttttttttttttttgagatggagtcttgttctgtcgcctgggctagagtgcagtggtgcgatctcggctcactgcaacctctgcctcccaggttcaagcaactctcccacctcagcctctcaagtagctgggattacaggcgcgcaccaccacgcctggctaatttttgtatttttttttagtagagacagggtttcaccatgttgaccaggctggtatcgaactcctgaccttgtgatccacccacattggcctcccaaagtgctggggttacagcgtgagccactgcacctggctggattttgtttttagcctcattttataaataaggaaactgaggctcagggaggtggaTTGTTCTGCTCAAGAGGGAGTGGCCCTAATATTTGGGTCCAAGCCTCCTTGACTCCAGGCTCTACCTTCTAACCACTCGCTGGTGAACTGTAAAGTGGGGATGATGTTCTTTGTCACATA
This sequence is a window from Gorilla gorilla gorilla isolate KB3781 chromosome 18, NHGRI_mGorGor1-v2.1_pri, whole genome shotgun sequence. Protein-coding genes within it:
- the CFAP119 gene encoding cilia- and flagella-associated protein 119 isoform X8 — its product is MLNRKTSHFLGMRVQSELEHLSELRREAGKDRSSVHGSAARTRASVWTQWTTAAAAKADEDPGANLFPPPLPRPRICMWKYLDVHSMHQLEKTTNAEEMREVLAELLELGCPEQSLRDAITLDLFCHALIFCRQQGFSLEQTSAACALLQDLHKACIATPLGNVEECYRYFTSVLFCHGVRRPPFSIDLFKEEQLLALEDYVVNTYFRHFKLYKYVFTPQVRLDLSLTYMGLQPPKLWPESEMGKGECQGRAGLGQAWGHSLFLLLVCRERRKQGDGGAGSYPAERGTRDSGPARARAKPRPRPPSLHQDPSEQRAGAAPGTGGGAAQGQQGKAQQQVDCTRAALPATSG
- the CFAP119 gene encoding cilia- and flagella-associated protein 119 isoform X12, encoding MLNRKTSHFLGMRVQSELEHLSELRREAGKDRSSVHGSAARTRASVWTQWTTAAAAKADEDPGANLFPPPLPRPRICMWKYLDVHSMHQLEKTTNAEEMREVLAELLELGCPEQSLRDAITLDLFCHALIFCRQQGFSLEQTSAACALLQDLHKACIATPLGNVEECYRYFTSVLFCHGVRRPPFSIDLFKEEQLLALEDYVVNTYFRHFKLYKYVFTPQVRLDLSLTYMGLQPPKLWPESEMGHVHVLRAYIKTQVNKELEQLQGLVEERLKASKERLSSKLTALERPFQLPPGKGKSKTK
- the CFAP119 gene encoding cilia- and flagella-associated protein 119 isoform X14, whose protein sequence is MLNRKTSHFLGMRVQSELEHLSELRREAGKDRSSVHGSAARTRASVWTQWTTAAAAKADEDPGANLFPPPLPRPRICMWKYLDVHSMHQLEKTTNAEEMREVLAELLELGCPEQSLRDAITLDLFCHALIFCRQQGFSLEQTSAACALLQDLHKACIAHGHKQLLNEVNEWIPERASLLHLAFPTSNPLGQRGGVLPLLHQCPFLPWSQASTSSKRNNCWPWKTTWSTLTSATSSSINTSSHPRPRPRPPSLHQDPSEQRAGAAPGTGGGAAQGQQGKAQQQVDCTRAALPATSG
- the CFAP119 gene encoding cilia- and flagella-associated protein 119 isoform X10 translates to MLNRKTSHFLGMRVQSELEHLSELRREAGKDRSSVHGSAARTRASVWTQWTTAAAAKADEDPGANLFPPPLPRPRICMWKYLDVHSMHQLEKTTNAEEMREVLAELLELGCPEQSLRDAITLDLFCHALIFCRQQGFSLEQTSAACALLQDLHKACIAHGHKQLLNEVNEWIPERASLLHLAFPTSNPLGQRGGVLPLLHQCPFLPWSQASTSSKRNNCWPWKTTWSTLTSATSSSINTSSHPRERRKQGDGGAGSYPAERGTRDSGPARARAKPRPRPPSLHQDPSEQRAGAAPGTGGGAAQGQQGKAQQQVDCTRAALPATSG
- the CFAP119 gene encoding cilia- and flagella-associated protein 119 isoform X15, which produces MLNRKTSHFLGMRVQSELEHLSELRREAGKDRSSVHGSAARTRASVWTQWTTAAAAKADEDPGANLFPPPLPRPRICMWKYLDVHSMHQLEKTTNAEEMREVLAELLELGCPEQSLRDAITLDLFCHALIFCRQQGFSLEQTSAACALLQDLHKACIASTSSKRNNCWPWKTTWSTLTSATSSSINTSSHPRERRKQGDGGAGSYPAERGTRDSGPARARAKPRPRPPSLHQDPSEQRAGAAPGTGGGAAQGQQGKAQQQVDCTRAALPATSG